One part of the Bacteroidia bacterium genome encodes these proteins:
- a CDS encoding SIR2 family protein, translated as MSKAKKSSAKGMQDGDWNEIIGSIEREECILVLGPGAIVDKNGKCLQDHLCELIADKLGEKIPESPDRLFQLADHLSKERGWRKLLSDMTTEAYNVDEYHPMYPQLAQIPFHLIISTSPDHLLTNTYNEFGLSYNLEYFNYKERQELQNEASAAEPLIYNLFGETADDDSLVLTFDSLFDFIFSILSPKGFPLKLKEKVLAASNFLYLGFDFESWPLKILMRLFESHKKEISYAYAWKENTLRPTTKSFFENNFKIDFVSDEVPAFIDELYQRCQAEKLIKDPAESEAPVSDFKKVAELLKKGEIVESIDFLETHADENDDTDMLRSVISFSRRFNTLERDKQKGILDKDDADLEMNRIVDGLLGLAETLNT; from the coding sequence ATGTCTAAGGCCAAGAAATCGTCCGCGAAAGGGATGCAAGATGGGGATTGGAATGAAATCATAGGTTCCATCGAACGGGAAGAGTGTATACTCGTCCTCGGACCGGGTGCTATTGTAGATAAAAATGGCAAATGCCTGCAAGATCACCTCTGTGAACTCATTGCCGATAAGCTCGGAGAAAAAATTCCCGAAAGTCCTGATCGCCTTTTTCAACTTGCTGATCACCTGAGTAAAGAGAGGGGTTGGAGAAAATTGCTTTCGGATATGACAACCGAAGCGTATAATGTGGATGAGTATCATCCCATGTATCCACAATTGGCCCAAATTCCTTTCCACCTGATTATATCTACCTCTCCCGATCATTTGCTTACCAATACCTACAATGAATTTGGACTGTCCTATAATCTGGAGTATTTCAATTATAAAGAAAGACAAGAGCTACAAAACGAAGCCAGCGCTGCAGAACCGCTGATTTATAATCTTTTTGGGGAAACAGCAGATGATGATTCCCTGGTGCTTACTTTCGATAGTCTTTTTGACTTCATTTTTAGTATCCTCAGTCCTAAAGGTTTCCCTCTGAAACTTAAGGAGAAGGTTTTGGCCGCATCCAATTTCCTTTATTTAGGCTTTGACTTCGAAAGTTGGCCGCTGAAGATCCTGATGCGTTTGTTTGAGTCTCACAAAAAAGAGATTTCCTACGCCTACGCATGGAAAGAAAATACCCTCCGGCCAACGACCAAATCATTCTTTGAAAATAATTTCAAAATTGACTTTGTCAGCGATGAGGTTCCAGCTTTTATAGACGAACTCTACCAACGCTGCCAGGCAGAAAAACTGATCAAAGATCCTGCTGAGAGCGAAGCTCCTGTATCTGACTTCAAAAAAGTCGCAGAGCTACTCAAAAAGGGAGAGATTGTAGAAAGTATTGATTTCCTGGAAACCCATGCGGATGAAAATGATGATACAGATATGCTACGTTCTGTGATCAGTTTTTCCCGGCGATTCAATACCCTGGAAAGAGATAAGCAAAAAGGCATTCTGGATAAAGACGATGCAGATCTTGAAATGAATCGAATCGTTGATGGATTATTGGGACTGGCAGAAACTCTAAATACCTAA
- a CDS encoding CHAT domain-containing protein: METFLDEILQHMKKGRTNRAFKVFEKNIDAFSEAEQRSISVLESRFNRINEEVSSGFTDSSDARSELVRIDHGIFDIVSNFGKEKDFGEEEENEEEKAAPIRKILFLASNPTDTGKLRLGAELRDIEEGLKLAEHRDSFELESRFAVRAKDLSRAMLEEEPQIIHFSGHGVLLKESSEAESGTRSLTWEEDEDEDKLEGYSGGIALEDNEGKAKIVAATALGGLFELFGENIECVFLNACYSDAQANEIIKHVPYVIGMNTAVPDETAITFATGFYDALGAGRDIEFAFKLAKNRIALEGMPGADIPVIRKKESEEE; the protein is encoded by the coding sequence ATGGAAACCTTCTTAGACGAAATCTTGCAGCACATGAAGAAAGGCCGCACAAATAGAGCCTTTAAAGTGTTTGAAAAGAATATTGATGCTTTTTCGGAGGCAGAACAGAGATCAATTAGTGTTTTAGAATCTCGTTTTAACAGGATAAACGAAGAAGTAAGTTCAGGCTTTACTGACAGTTCGGATGCCCGATCAGAATTGGTCCGGATTGATCATGGGATTTTTGATATCGTTTCAAACTTTGGGAAGGAAAAAGATTTTGGAGAAGAGGAGGAGAACGAAGAAGAGAAAGCTGCACCGATCAGAAAGATCCTCTTTCTGGCTTCCAATCCCACGGATACCGGTAAACTTCGATTGGGCGCTGAACTCAGAGATATAGAAGAAGGCTTAAAACTGGCAGAACATAGAGACAGTTTTGAATTGGAGTCTCGTTTTGCGGTTCGGGCCAAGGATTTGAGCAGAGCCATGTTGGAGGAAGAACCCCAGATCATTCATTTTTCTGGTCATGGGGTTTTGCTAAAGGAGTCTTCAGAAGCAGAAAGTGGGACCAGGAGTTTGACCTGGGAAGAAGATGAAGACGAGGATAAGCTTGAAGGTTACAGTGGGGGAATTGCGCTGGAGGATAATGAAGGCAAAGCCAAAATCGTAGCAGCTACTGCTCTGGGAGGCTTGTTTGAGTTGTTCGGAGAAAATATAGAATGTGTATTCCTCAATGCTTGTTATTCCGATGCACAGGCCAATGAGATCATCAAGCATGTTCCTTATGTAATAGGGATGAATACCGCTGTGCCCGATGAAACAGCCATTACCTTTGCTACAGGCTTTTATGATGCGCTTGGGGCTGGTAGAGATATAGAGTTTGCTTTTAAGCTGGCCAAAAACAGAATTGCTCTGGAAGGAATGCCGGGAGCGGATATTCCTGTGATCCGGAAAAAGGAATCAGAAGAAGAGTAG
- a CDS encoding DUF92 domain-containing protein: MAKSLLYPFFGLLLALLLVLYPLLAHLAFLPPNMGLGFIGISLFVILAELSGKIDRLGAITGGFIALYIFLGAGFPGLILLLLFFALGSFASHWKRAEKAQEGLEQENKGKRTYTNALANGGVAAICGYLGWLIPEQELLFQYMLAASFAAAMADTLSSELGNIYGSRYWNILTWKPEEKGKDGVISWEGSLAGVVGGFIVAIIFALLTDWSLAILWIGLAGILGGIFDSVLGATVERKGYIGNGMVNFLNTAFAALLLLFF; this comes from the coding sequence ATGGCCAAAAGCCTTCTATATCCTTTTTTTGGACTTCTGCTCGCACTTTTGCTTGTGCTCTATCCTTTACTTGCACATCTCGCTTTTCTTCCTCCTAATATGGGCCTGGGATTTATAGGAATCAGCCTCTTTGTGATCCTGGCTGAGCTTAGTGGAAAGATCGATCGCCTCGGTGCTATAACAGGAGGCTTTATTGCTTTGTATATTTTTCTGGGAGCAGGCTTTCCAGGCTTGATTTTACTCCTGCTATTTTTTGCGCTGGGCTCCTTCGCTTCGCACTGGAAGCGCGCGGAAAAGGCCCAGGAAGGTTTGGAGCAAGAGAATAAAGGCAAACGTACCTATACAAATGCTTTGGCGAATGGAGGCGTAGCTGCCATTTGTGGCTACCTGGGATGGTTGATCCCCGAACAGGAACTGCTCTTTCAATATATGCTGGCTGCCAGTTTTGCTGCAGCCATGGCAGATACCCTTTCATCCGAACTGGGCAATATTTATGGGAGTCGTTATTGGAATATCTTGACCTGGAAGCCTGAAGAGAAAGGCAAAGATGGGGTCATCAGTTGGGAAGGCAGTCTGGCAGGAGTCGTGGGCGGCTTTATCGTCGCGATCATCTTTGCATTATTGACTGATTGGTCATTAGCTATTCTCTGGATAGGATTAGCCGGTATCCTGGGAGGGATATTTGATTCGGTCCTTGGCGCCACGGTAGAACGCAAAGGGTATATAGGAAATGGAATGGTAAATTTTTTGAATACAGCTTTCGCTGCTCTCCTGCTACTCTTCTTCTGA
- a CDS encoding cytochrome c peroxidase gives MKTQLLLFCVLLSFFISACVDDNIRFDESTYSYEDYYQLRQELNLPEQPFDYNLNLPPHIRKHVKARPISNNMASLGRVLFYDTNLSQNGRVSCASCHKQELAFADNRPFSLGFNGDQTARNSIALGSVLGFAATYGSNNSSPSLEFGTAFFWDERAHSASEQSLLSITDNVEMGMTHQSLVEAVKAREIYQILFKTAFPANDYEITSTKISLALEAFIESIGSFNSKLDQAMEDAGAGATFENVLTGLSFDENRGKALYINNCQSCHGNQFEAARIRVANNGLDLEYEDRGVGAIVRDVNMDGVFKVPTLRNIALTAPYMHDGRFGSLQEVLDFYSTDIKDHRNLDVRLKNLNTSKPHRFNFTETEKRDIILFLLTLTDQNFLSEEKYSDPFKR, from the coding sequence ATGAAAACTCAACTCCTTCTCTTTTGTGTCTTGCTTTCCTTCTTCATTAGTGCTTGTGTTGATGATAACATTCGCTTTGACGAGAGCACCTATTCCTATGAAGATTATTACCAGCTCAGGCAAGAACTGAATTTACCCGAACAGCCTTTCGACTACAATCTCAATCTCCCCCCTCATATCAGGAAACATGTAAAGGCCAGGCCTATTTCCAATAATATGGCTAGCCTGGGAAGGGTACTTTTTTATGATACCAATCTTTCCCAGAATGGCCGCGTTTCCTGTGCTTCTTGTCATAAGCAGGAATTAGCCTTTGCAGACAATCGCCCGTTTAGTCTGGGGTTTAATGGAGATCAAACGGCTCGCAATTCCATCGCTCTGGGTTCAGTACTTGGTTTTGCAGCTACTTATGGATCGAACAATTCGTCTCCAAGTCTGGAATTTGGGACAGCCTTCTTTTGGGATGAAAGGGCCCATAGTGCTTCAGAGCAAAGTTTACTTTCCATAACCGATAATGTGGAAATGGGCATGACGCATCAAAGCCTTGTCGAAGCTGTGAAAGCACGGGAAATCTACCAGATATTGTTTAAGACGGCTTTTCCTGCTAATGATTATGAGATTACTTCCACAAAGATCAGCCTGGCTCTTGAGGCCTTTATAGAGTCCATCGGGAGCTTCAATTCAAAGCTGGATCAAGCCATGGAAGATGCCGGAGCAGGCGCAACTTTTGAGAACGTACTTACAGGCCTTAGTTTTGATGAAAACAGGGGAAAAGCCTTGTATATAAATAACTGCCAATCCTGCCATGGTAATCAGTTTGAAGCTGCCAGAATACGTGTAGCCAATAATGGTCTTGATCTTGAGTATGAAGATAGAGGCGTAGGAGCAATTGTACGTGATGTAAATATGGATGGAGTATTCAAAGTACCCACTTTGCGCAATATCGCCCTAACTGCTCCATATATGCATGACGGGAGATTCGGGAGCTTGCAGGAAGTCCTGGATTTTTACAGTACAGATATCAAGGATCACCGCAATCTGGATGTTCGCTTGAAGAACCTGAATACCTCAAAGCCCCATAGATTTAATTTCACAGAAACTGAAAAAAGAGACATAATCCTCTTTCTCCTCACCCTTACGGATCAAAACTTTCTTTCAGAAGAAAAATACTCGGATCCTTTTAAGCGCTAA
- a CDS encoding SPFH domain-containing protein: protein MTLRKKVFLGLLGLSLFAVFSISGSLFENVDARKICVIQAPISGELTVHFDQGLKYQGFGKVTTYDKEKEYSFSGARDQGSMKDQSIGIRFNDGGKARISGTFRYELPQSEREMRDIHFKYGSMEAVDQELVRTVIEKAVYMTGPLMSSKQSSAEKRNDLLSFIEDQAKVGVYKTRVIERKEIDPLSGKEKTVAITELVVGEDGLVLRQDESPLSKFGIDLYNLSLNNISYDETIENQIAEQQNAIMRVQTSIAEAREAEQQAIKAEAQGKAEAATARANMEVEKVREVTEAEKKRDVARLALETAEFYKKEQILIGEGDAARKRLAAQANGSLEQKLEAYIEVQKNWANAFSTSNQPFVPSVIMGGNGSAGSNSTADTWMQMLMIKSAKDLSLDMKVNK, encoded by the coding sequence ATGACACTACGTAAAAAAGTCTTTTTAGGCTTGTTAGGACTCTCATTATTTGCAGTTTTCTCTATATCGGGAAGTCTGTTTGAAAACGTAGATGCCAGAAAGATCTGTGTGATTCAGGCGCCGATTAGTGGGGAATTGACCGTTCACTTTGATCAAGGCCTTAAGTATCAGGGCTTTGGGAAAGTAACAACCTATGATAAGGAGAAAGAATATTCTTTCTCAGGAGCCCGTGATCAGGGAAGTATGAAGGACCAAAGTATCGGTATTCGTTTCAATGATGGTGGTAAAGCACGTATTTCTGGTACATTCCGATACGAGTTGCCACAGTCTGAAAGGGAAATGCGCGATATCCATTTTAAGTATGGTTCTATGGAAGCAGTGGATCAGGAGTTGGTACGTACTGTTATTGAAAAAGCGGTATACATGACCGGTCCCTTGATGTCCTCTAAACAATCTTCTGCAGAGAAGCGAAATGATTTGCTTTCTTTTATCGAAGACCAGGCAAAAGTGGGAGTTTATAAGACCCGCGTAATTGAGCGAAAAGAAATTGACCCACTTTCTGGTAAAGAAAAAACTGTTGCGATTACAGAATTGGTAGTGGGAGAAGATGGATTGGTATTGCGTCAGGATGAGTCTCCTTTATCCAAATTTGGAATTGATCTTTATAACCTGTCTCTGAATAATATTTCTTATGACGAGACCATTGAGAATCAGATCGCCGAGCAGCAGAATGCGATCATGCGCGTACAAACCTCTATCGCAGAGGCTCGTGAAGCTGAGCAGCAAGCCATCAAGGCAGAAGCTCAGGGTAAAGCAGAAGCTGCAACTGCTCGTGCAAATATGGAAGTGGAGAAGGTAAGAGAGGTAACTGAAGCAGAAAAGAAGCGTGATGTAGCCAGACTCGCCCTGGAAACAGCAGAGTTCTACAAGAAAGAGCAGATTCTTATTGGAGAAGGGGATGCAGCGCGGAAGCGACTTGCTGCCCAGGCCAACGGATCTCTTGAGCAGAAGCTTGAGGCTTACATCGAAGTTCAGAAAAACTGGGCCAATGCATTCTCTACCAGCAACCAGCCCTTCGTACCTTCTGTAATCATGGGAGGCAATGGATCAGCAGGAAGTAATAGTACCGCGGATACCTGGATGCAAATGTTGATGATAAAGTCAGCCAAAGACCTTTCACTAGACATGAAAGTCAATAAATAA